The genomic region GATTGCGGTAAACCGAATTGTTGTTTTTTCCGGTTACATCGTTTTGGATGGCAGCTTTATATTTTATAATTGCCTTTTGAATATCGGTATACGACTGGTTGAGGTCGGATGTTTCAAACCGAAGGTTGGCATTTTTAATGATTTTAGCTTCGATAGTGGTTTCCGATCCGCCGGCAGCAGCAGCTTCATCAGCCATAGGCGCGGGTTCCAGATTCATCATTTTGACATCGAGGGATTCCGCCACGGCCACATCTTCGGAATGTTGGTTTTTACAGCTAATAGAAAAGGTAAGGACCGCTACAGCAAGGAGTATTTTTTTCATAGAAAGTGCCATTAGTTTGATATACAACGTAAAATCACAACTAAAAGTACAATTTTAGATGGAATTGGAATTCGATACAATGAAAAATCTTACAATTCTTTGTTTTGGATGGAATCGGCAAACTTTTCAAAAAGCTGTACGGTTTTTTCTTCGATCTCGGGATACGATAAGCGTTCTTTGGTTTGGTACAAAAACATAAAGGCATACGGTTTATCGATCGTATCCAACAGCATGTTTTTGTTAAGTCGGTAGGTTTCGCGTAACACCCGTTTAAAATAATTGCGGTCTACGGCTTTTTTAAAGTATTTTTTTGAAACGGAAACACCCATTTTGATTTTTTCGTCCGATTCGTCCGATTCCAAAGGTACATATACCAGGCGCAATGGGTATTTGGAAACCGACTTCCCCTGGGAGAACAATAAGTCGATTGTGCTTCGGCTTTTGAGTTTTTCGGTTTTCGGATAGGTATGTTTCATCCGGCAAAGGTACAAAAAGGTAGCATAAAACGGGTCGTGTTTACTAATAGCCGACAGGTTTGCTATTGCTTATTTATTTTTGATCAGTTTCTTCGCGATTTCCCGGAGCATTTCCCGGTTTTGATCCACATAAAACAAACCGGCCTGGATGAGTTCGTAGATATTTTTTTGTGAGGTATCGTCCATTTCCGGTGAGGCATTTTTTAATTGTGGCATCAATCGGTAATAGTTTTTTTGGTTGCGTGGCCCTAAGGTCTCGTACATTTTCGTCAGGTGATAATCGACGGTTTCCACGTTGGCAGACAGCAAGATATCAATCAGTGGTCCGATCCATTTGATCTTACCGGCGTTTTCAAATTTTTCAAAAGTATACGGTTTGTGGACTTCTCCGGTTCCTACAGAAATGATGATCATATCATTAATGGCTGGAAAATCTGTTTTTTCCCGATCGCCCAGAATTTTAGAAAAGGCAATTTTACGCGCTTCGGCATAGGCACACAAAGCCGGATTATTGGCATAAACACCACCGTCGATTAAAGTGAATTCCTGTCCGTATAATGATTTTATTTTGGCCGGTTCAAAGTAGGTTGGCGCAGCGCTTGTCGCCCGACATACATCTCTGACGTAAAAATTTTCCAGAGTCGATTCGGCTTCGTGACTGGTAAAGAATTTTGCTTTCCGCTGACCAATATCGTAGGACGTGATCAAACAAGGTTTGATAAAATTTTGTAACTGCAAATCGCCAAAAACTTCCAGAAGTTGTTTTTCCAGATTGCGTTGCGAAATTTTTTCGTTAAACAATCCAAACGGGTTGATCATGTGCTCCCACAGCGAAACATTAAAAATACTTTCTCCTTTTTTGGCGTACAGATCCAAAGCGGCTTCCACCGAAAATTTGGCTTTTTTGTTTTTATCCGGAAATAACAGGATGGACGTTAGTAATCCTCCGGTGCTGCTTCCGGCAATCAGATCAAAATAGTCGCCTAATTTTGCAGTTGGATTATCCAGTTTTTGTAATTCTTCTTCGATATATTTCAAGACCACGCAGGTGATGATTCCGCGGATACCACCACCATCAAGGCTTAATATTCGTATTTTTTTTGACATGGTACTGTAGTGTTACCATCCCGTTTTGAAGGGGATTTTGTTGTGGCTAATGTATTACAAAAGGATTATATAACCGTTTATAAGGCTTTAATTTTGATAATTTTTTTCGAGTCGGAAATCCCGTCGTGATCCACGATGCAGTTTTACCATCAATGATCAAAACGATATCGACTGCAAATCCATCGTTAGTTTCGGTTTTGTTTAGCCTTGTAAAGGTAGTATTTAATTAAAAAGGAGGGTTGACATCGGGCTGACAAAAGATTGCAATATGGGAAATAAACAGGAGAGACCGATAGCTATTGGTATTTGGAATCAAGATACAAAAAAAGCGGCTTTAAAGCCGCTTTTTTTATGGTGTGTTGTCGTTATGGCTTTGCCTCATAAACGTTGTTTTCTTTTTTGACATCGGCCATTAAATCGCTTGGATCGATTACGATGGCTTTGATGGCTTTTTTCTCTTTGTTGATGGTGAAATCATACGCGGTAAAAGCCCAGTCCCATCCTCCTAAAACAGTTCGCTGGATTTCCGGGAACGGATTCTCTTTGTTCCAACGCATTAAGGTATTCGGGATATAGAAACTTTCTTTGGTTCCGTCCTGATATAGCACAAGAATATCCAATGGCATTGGCATTCTTCCGATTCGTTCCAGTGTTACCTTAGTGTTTTTTCCATCTTCGGTAACCGATTTAATGCCGTAATCGATGGTATTTGTGGTTTTGGTCCAGTCGTTTAGGTACCAATCCAATGACGCTCCCGAAACACGCTCGGCCGTACGTTTAAAGTCGTTTGGCGTTGGGTGCGTAAATTTATAATCGCGGAAATAACGTTTTAGGGTTTCCATCATTTTGTCCATTCCGATTACATAGCCCAATTGGGTTAAAAATACTTCCCCTTTGCTATAGGCCGAAATGCTGTAAATCATGTTTTCGTCAAAGCGATCCGCATGTGTGGATTGTGGTTGCTCATGACCGGTATTGACCATATAGAAATAGTTGTTGTAGGCCGATTGGAACGGATTTTCGTCTTCCTGAAGTTTTTTATCCATTACCTTGATCATGGCCAAATCCGAAATAAAGGAGGTAAATCCTTCGTCCATCCAGAAATGTTTGCTTTCGTTGGTCGCTAACACGTGTTGGAACCAGGAATGTGCCATTTCGTGAGCGGTTACGCCAATTAAACTCGGCAGACTTCTGTCGCCGGTAATCAACGTACACATCGCATATTCCATACCGCCGTCGCCACCCTGAATCACAGAATATTGCTTGTAAGGATATTCACCTACGGATTTATTGAAAAAGTCCATTAGAGCAGCTGTTTTTGGCTGAAGCTCTTTCCATTTGTCCATGTATTTTGGGTTGTTTTTGTAGAAAAAGTGCAATTCTACATTGTTGGGTCCCGGATAAATATCGTGGATAAAATCTTTGTCGGCGCCCCATGCAAAATCATGAACCATTGGAGCTATAAAATGCCAGGTAAGGGTTTTGGTTTTTTTAGGATAGGTTACCGTAGTCCCTTTGTCTTCATAGCCGTGGCCGATTTCGTTTTTGTTTTGTAAATATCCGGTCGATCCGATTACATAGTCTTTGTCGATCGTGATTTTTACGTCGAAATCACCCCAAACACCATGGAATTCCCGTCCGATATAGGGATCGGCATGCCATCCTTCGAAGTCGAATTCGGCAATTTTAGGGTACCATTGTGTCATCGAAAGGGCTACACCTTCGTCGGAATTTCTTCCGGAACGACGGATTTGAAGTGGCACCTGTCCGTCAAAATCCAACGTAAAGGTGGTGGATTTTCCCGGTAAAATCGGTTTGGCCAAATCGACTTCCAATACGGTTCCTACTACGCGGTTATTGGCGGTTTCGCCATCCTGTTTGAAATTGGCTACTTTAAGGAAACCGATTTCGTTTGGTTTTAGAGTGCTGATTCTACTTTCTTTTACCGTTTTGTCTCCGGTTTTAAAGCTTTTGACCATACGTTTGTCCGGATCGGATATCGTTTTTAAACGGGCATCCATTTCGCTACCCGGCTGAAAGGCATTAAAATACAAATGGTAAAATACCTTGCGTAAGGTATCGGGCGAATTGTTGGTGTAAACAAGCGTTTGTTTTCCTTTGTACTGGAAGTTTTTCACATCCATGTTTACCTCCATTTTGTAGTCAACATGCTGTTGCCAGTAACCCGGATCCGGATTCTTTTGTGCCCACAAACTGCCCATGCTCAGTAAAGAAAGTAAGAATAACTTTTTCATTTTGTAGTAATTGATTTTTGGATCGTTGCCGATCGGTAGAATAGCCAAAATGGAAGGGGAGTCCCTTCCATTTCAGCGTGTTTTGGAATTATTTTTTAGAAGCCATCTTGTCGGCCATGATCAATGCATTATACGCATTTACCATTTTACCGGATTTGGATATTTCGCTAAACGGTCGTACATTGTTAGGATCCCCTCCTAAAATAACATCCTGTTTTACCGCAATACCGGAATCCATAATGATCTGTTTTACCTGAGCCGCTGTTAGGCTTGGATAGTACGAACGAATCAAGGCTGCTACTCCGGCAACATTTGGTGATGCCATTGACGTTCCCTGTAGGTATTCATAGCTTTGATTTGGTGTAGTCGCATAGATTTTTTCACCCGGTGCAAATACGTCCACATCCGATTTACCGTAGTTGGAGAAATCGGCAACCAATTCCGGCCCGTACACATAGTTTAAGGCGCCTACCGTAAGGAAGTTGTTTGCAATTTCTGGTCCCATTTTGATGTTGTCGTTCGGGAAACGATCTACACCGCCATCAGCATTCAGGTCTAAACCTTCGTTACCGGCAGCCACCACCAATAGTACGTCTTTTGAAGCCGCATATTTGATCGCATCATATACCCATTCCGGATGTTGTGCAAAGTATTTTCCGAAACTTCCGTTGATCACTTTAGCACCGTTGTCTACCGCATAACGAATTGCCAATGCGATATCTTTATCGTATTCGTCTCCGTCCGGTACTGCTCTTACGGCCATGATTTCTACGTTATTACTCGCAACACCATCGCCTCCCAATCCGTTTCCACGGGTTTGTGCGATAATACCGGCTACGTGTGTTCCGTGTTTCGCACCTTCTTTTTCTGGCCCGATTACGTTATTGTCGCCGTATTTTACATCTTTGATATCGTCCGGATTGTCACCAACCAGTTTTCTTCCGTTAAATTCAAGGTTTAAGTGGTAGTTCACCTGACTGTATACCTGGTCTTTAAACTCGTCGATTTTCTTCAGATCGTTCCCCGTTTGAGGTAATACCTGCGACATTACCATTTTCGCCTGGTTTACAGCCGGATCGGTCGTCTGGATTTTCTGAATTTCCTCTAAAGTATAGGTGTCTTTCTTTAAATGCTTTTTAAGGGTATTGCTGGCATTTAAGATAAAATCCAATTGTTGTTTGGCCTGAATTACCTCATTGTATTCTTTATCGTAGGCCTCTTTTGCTTTTTTATAGGCTTCGGAATTGGTGTCTCCTTTTTTCAGGATACGCGTGAATTCCATATTTTCATGTTCGGCTTTTCCTAAGAAATTCCATCCGTGGATGTCATCGATAAATCCGTTTTTATCATCGTCGATACCATTACCAGCGATTTCTTTTGGATTGTTCCAGATAACCGGTTTTAAATCTTCATGATCAATATCCACTCCGGAATCCACAACTCCAACGATTACTTTTTTACTTTTTTTACCTTTTAAAAAGTCATAGGCTCTGTCTACACTCATTCCGGGAACTGTATCTTTAATAAGATCCAGATGACTCCAGCGTTTTAAATCTTTTTCGGCCAGTTTACCCACTTTAACCGGCATATTATCCGGTGCGGAAATAGGTGCGTAAACACTTGTTTTTTGTGTGCTGCAACTTGCCAGGGCTATAGCCAGTGCGGCAGATAAGTAAAGCGGTTTTATTAGTTTCATATTCTTTGTTTTTCTGATTTTATAGGTCGAAAGTATTTTTTTTTGTTACAAAAAGGGCTGAGATTAACACTACTTTAGTATTTCATCACAAGTAAATACGTCTTTTAAACGTACGCCTTTTTCGGTATGTTCGACGGTAATGATTGGATTATGTGCATCGTGTTCTAAAAACAAAAGATAGTTTTTATCGGCAGCGTGGTTCATGAATTTGGTTTTTTCGTCCAATGTTAACAGCGGACGGGTGTCGTATCCCATCACATATGGAATCGGGATATGACCGGCTGTAGCTAAAAGATCGGCACAAAAAACAAGGGTTTTGCCGTTGTATTCGATATGCGGAATCATTTGCTTTTCGGTATGACCGTCGACAAAAAAGATGCCAAAGCCCAATTCCGATTTTTCAAGGAAATCGCCATCCGGACGTTGTATAAATTTCAGCTGACCGCTTTCTTGGATCGGTAAGATGTTTTCACTTAAAAAAGAAGCTTTTTCGCGGGCATTCGGTTTGGTGGCCCATTCCCAATGGTTTTCGTTGGTCCAGAACGTTGCATTTTTAAAACCGACTTCGTATCCGGTCCGGTCTTTATTCCAGACTACGCTACCGCCGCAATGATCAAAATGCAGATGCGTCATAAATACATCGGTAATATCGTCGCGGTGAAAACCGTGTTGCGCCAATGATTTGTCAATCGTATGATCACCCCAAAGGGAATAATACCCGAAAAACTTGTCCGATTGTTTGTTGCCCATTCCGGTATCGATCAGAATCAGTCGGTTGCCATCTTCGATCAACAGGCATCGTGCCGCGATATCAATAAGGTTGTTTTCGTCGGCAGGATTGGTTTTGTTCCAGATGGTTTTCGGAACCACGCCAAACATAGCGCCACCATCCAGTTTAAAGTTGCCGCTTTCTATAGGATATAATTTCATTGCATTCGTTTTAATTTGGAATGTAAAGATACTTTTTAATGCTAAATCAGGAAAAATAAATACAGCTAAACCGCAACCGGTTTGAATAAAAATGGGAAAAACTTACAATAATAGAGGACTTTTTAGGATTTAAAAATGACAAATATCATGTTATAACTATTTTCTATCAAGCTATTCGTTATAAAAATGTTAGGTAGTATGGCAAACCGCAATATTTGTAATATCTTTGCTGGAAATTAGAAATAATCTGTTTAAACATTATGATAAAAGTATCTGAAACAGCAAAAAAAAGAATCGTCCATTTAATGGAAGACGATGGTTTTGACGCTGCTACCGATTATGTTCGCGTAGGCGTAAAAAGTGGCGGTTGTTCAGGCTTATCGTATGACTTAAAGTTTGATAAAAGCTTAGGCGATGATGATAAAGTGTTCGAAGACAATAATATAAAAATAGCGGTTGATAAAAAAAGCTTTTTGTATTTAGTGGGAACTACTTTGGAATATTCCGGAGGATTAAACGGAAAAGGATTTGTTTTTAACAATCCTAACGCGAACAGAACCTGCGGTTGCGGTGAAAGTTTTTCACTTTAAAAGATAAGTCATTATACCAATACCTTTATTCCGGCTTAAAACCGGAATAAGGTACAAGTATTGAGAACAAGCATATAGAAATGAGTAAGTATACTGAAGAAGAATTAAAAAAAGAACTGGAAACCAAAGAGTATGAATATGGTTTCTATACCGATATCGAATCGGAAACGTTTCCTGTTGGGTTAAATGAAGACATCGTTCGGGCCATTTCGAAAAAGAAAGGGGAACCGGAATGGATGACCGAATGGCGACTGGAGGCTTTCCGCGCCTGGACGGAAATGATCGAACCGGAATGGGCTAACGTACACTACGAAAAACCGGATTTTCAGGCGATCTCCTATTATTCTGCTCCTAAGAAAAAAGATAAATACCAAAGTTTGGATGAGGTGGATCCGGAATTACTGGAAACCTTTAAAAAACTGGGTATCTCTATAGACGAACAAAAGAAACTGGCCGGTGTGGCGGTCGATATCGTAATGGACTCGGTTTCCGTAGCCACTACGTTTAAAAAGACGTTGGCCGAAAAAGGAATTATTTTCTGTTCCATTTCGGAAGCCATTCAGGAACACCCGGAATTGGTGCGTCAATATATCGGTTCGGTGGTACCGCAAAAAGACAATTTTTATGCCGCATTAAACTCGGCGGTATTCTCCGACGGTTCGTTCTGTTATATTCCAAAAGGCGTACGTTGTCCAATGGAATTATCGACTTATTTCCGTATCAATCAGGCCGGAACAGGGCAGTTTGAAAGAACACTTGTTGTTGCCGACGAAGGGAGTTATGTGAGTTACCTGGAAGGATGTACCGCACCATCGCGTGACGAAAACCAATTGCATGCTGCCGTTGTGGAACTAATCGCGCTGGACAATGCCGAAATTAAATATTCGACCGTTCAGAACTGGTTCCCGGGGAATAAAGACGGAAAAGGTGGGGTTTTTAACTTCGTAACCAAAAGAGGTTTGTGTGAGAAAAACGCCAAAATTTCCTGGACGCAGGTTGAAACCGGATCAGCGGTAACCTGGAAATACCCGTCATGTGTATTAAAAGGGGATAACTCGGTAGGCGAATTCTACTCGATTGCGGTGACCAATAACTTCCAGCAAGCCGATACCGGAACCAAAATGATTCACTTAGGAAACAATACCCGAAGTACAATTATTTCCAAAGGTATTTCTGCCGGAAAATCACAAAACAGTTACCGTGGATTGGTTCAGGTGAGTGCCAGAGCCGAAAATGCCCGTAACTTTTCGCAATGTGACTCGTTACTAATGGGTAACAATTGCGGGGCGCATACGTTCCCGTATATCGAATCCAAAAACAGTACGGCGAAGATCGAACACGAAGCAACGACGAGTAAAATTGGAGAAGATCAGGTGTTTTACTGTAATCAGCGGGGTATTCCAACCGAAAAAGCGATTGCATTAATCGTAAACGGATTCAGTAAAGAGGTCTTAAACAAACTTCCGATGGAGTTTGCCGTGGAAGCACAAAAATTACTTGAAATTTCATTAGAAGGATCGGTAGGTTAATCCCGAATCTTTCGAACAGTATAGAAGCAACGGAGACGTTACAAATAAAAATTAAACATTAGAAGCGAAATGTTAGTTATCAAAAATTTACACGCTAGCGTAGAAGATAAAGAAATATTAAAGGGGATCAATCTGGAAGTAAAAGCCGGAGAAATCCACGCAATCATGGGGCCAAACGGAGCCGGAAAAAGTACGCTTTCTTCGGTAATTGCAGGTCGGGAAGATTATGAAGTGACCGAAGGGGAAATCCTTTTGGAAGGGGAAGAATTAACCGAACTGGCACCGGAAGAGCGCGCACACAAAGGGGTGTTCTTATCGTTCCAGTATCCAATTGAAATCCCGGGTGTTTCTGTAACCAACTTTATGAAAACGGCGATCAACGAAACCCGTAAAGCACAAGGTTTGGAAGAAATGCCAGCCAATGAAATGCTAAAAATGATTCGCGAAAAATCTGAATTATTGGAAATCGACCGTAAATTCTTATCCCGTTCGTTAAACGAAGGTTTTTCCGGTGGTGAGAAAAAGAGAAACGAGATCTTCCAAATGGCGATGTTGGAACCGAAACTGGCTATTCTGGATGAAACGGATTCCGGTTTGGATATCGATGCCTTGCGTATCGTTGCCAACGGAGTTAACAAACTGAAAAGTAAAGACAACGCCGTTATCGTAATTACACACTACCAAAGACTTTTGGATTATATCGTTCCGGATTTCGTTCACGTTTTACACGATGGTAAAATCGTTAAAACCGGAGGTAAAGAACTGGCATTAGAGCTGGAAGAAAAAGGATACGATTGGATTAAAAACGAAAACTAGATTTCGGTATAACCGGTTGTTCCGGTTTTGAAACGCATAAACATGGATTTAAAAGAAAAACTGTTAGCCTCTTTTATGGCTTTTGAAGAACGCGTAGATGTACAGGCAACCCTGCACGACGTTCGTACCGAAGCCTTGAAGAACTTTGAAAATAAAGGTTTTCCAACCAAAAAGGAGGAAGCCTGGAAATATACGTCGCTGAACGCTATTTTAAAAAAGGATTTCAGTGTATTTCCGAAAGAAGAAAGTGCTGTCGATTTTAAGGAGGTAAAGAAATACTTCCTGAATGATGTGGATACTTATAAAGTGGTTTTTGTGGATGGGGTTTTTAGCTCGTTTTTGTCATCAACAACACACGACGGACTGGATGTTTGTTTGATGTCATCGGCATTGACCAAACCCAAATACAAAATGATAATCGATACCTATTTTAATCAGGTAGCGAGTAAAGAAGAAAGCTTAACGTCCCTAAATACGGCTTTTGCCTATGAAGGTGCGTATATCAATATCCCGAAAAGTAAAGTAGCCGACAAACCGATCGAAATTATCTACTTTTCCACCGGAAACGAAGCGGCTTTGATGGTACAACCCCGAAATCTGATTATCGTGGGGGAAAACGCGCATGTGCAAATTACAGAGCGTCACCAGAGCTTAAACGAGAATCCGGTATTGATCAATTCTGTTACTGAAATCTTCGCGCACAAACGCGCTATTGTCGATTTCTATAAGATTCAGAATGATGTGCAAACCACAACATTGATCGACAATACGTATATTTCCCAAAAACAGGAAAGTATCGTTTCGGTACATACCTTTACGTTTGGTGGAAATATCACCCGTAATAACCTGAACTTCTATCACGAAGGCGAGCGTATCGACAGTACGTTAAAAGGAATTACAATTATTGGCGACAAACAACACGTAGATCACTATACCTTGGTACACCATTCACAACCAAATTGTGAAAGCCACCAGAATTACAAAGGTATCTTTGGAGACAATTCAACCGGTGTGTTTAACGGGAAGATTTATGTGGAAAAAGAAGCGCAGAAAACCGATGCATTCCAGCAAAACAACAACATTTTGTTGAGTGATAAAGCGACGATAAACGCCAAGCCGCAGTTGGAAATCTTTGCCGACGATGTAAAATGTTCGCACGGTTGTACGATCGGACAGTTGGACGAAAATGCGATGTTCTACATGCAACAACGCGGAATTCCGAGAAAAGAAGCCAAAGCGTTATTGATGTATGCCTTTACAAGTGAAGTAACCGCAAGTATTAAAATACCGGAATTGAAAAACAAAATTGCCCGTATCATTGCCACTAAATTAGGGGTGAATATGGGATTCGATTTGTAATACAAGACCACTCAAAATAAATGAAAGCCTGACAAAATTGTCAGGCTTTTTTGTTTAAAAACATGCGTTTTGCGAATTTTAAATGGTTTTATACGAGTGAATTACGATTTTTATTGTTAATTTTAATTGCGAGATGGATGAGGTTCATGAAAATCTAATAAAAATCTAATGAGATAAATTAGCTTTTATTTGAGTGAAGGTGGAATTTTGTTGCAGAATTAAGATTCGTTGTTGAAGACAAATTTCAATACTGTTTTTATATGAAATTGAAACTATTGCTCACTTTTGCCCTCGTAGTTATGGCAAAAGACGTGGTGGTATCGCAAACGGTTTACGATATCAAAACGGCACTACAAACCGCAAAGGCCAATAACCGGGAACTCAAATCGGAACAGCTCACCGTACAGGTGGCACAAGCCGACGTGGTTACGGCGAAATTACGACCAAACCTGTCGTTAAACAATCAGACACTACAACTGGCCGAATCGGCACATTATGCGCCCGGTACCCAATGGAGTAATGCCCAGAACCGCCAGGTTTGGTGGCAGCTAACCAAACAGTTCCAGCTTCCGTCACAACGGAAAAATAAAATCGATGTGGCCAATAAAAGTGTAGCCGTTTCGGAAGCAGCCTATCAGGATTTCGAACGCAACTTGCTTACGGATGTCGCGATGAAATGGCTGGATGTATGGTTGGCACAGAAAAAATGGCAAACGGCTTTGATGGCCAAAAACAACTGGGATACGTTGGTTACGATCAATAAAAACCGATTGAAAAATCAGGTGATCACCACGACCGATTATAATCGTACGGAGTTGGTAGCCAATCAATACAACCTGTTGTCGCAAACTTCAAAACAGGATTACCAGAATAAATTAAATACACTGAAATTCGCTTTAGGTGTGACGAATGATATTGCCATTGCTGCGGATGATGCTGTCGAACTTTCGGCACTGCAAAACCAGGATCAGATGTTGCAAAACGCCATCGAAAACCGAAGCGATATCAACGTGCTGAAAAACAATGTGGAGATGATGAAAAGTAATATCTCCCTTCAGAAAAGCATGGCCTATCCGCAACCGGAATTGGGAGCGATTTATAATCCGCAAAATACGGTGCCGTATGTCGGGATTTATGCGACGATTGATCTGCCGTTTTTCGATAGAAATCAAGGCGAAATCAAAAAATCACAGGTCACCAAAGACAAAGCCGAACAAGAACTGGCAACCTCCAAAGAGCGTATCAAAACAGAAATTGGAAACGCCTACGCCAGTTACAAACAGTTCGAACAGAATGCCGGAAATCTGAAAAAAATGAAAGAACAATCGTATCAGATTCTAAGTAATGTGAAATATGCCTATATGCGCGGCGGAACCACTTTAATCGACTTTCTGGAAGCACAACGTACGTGGTACGACAGTCAGGAAAATTATTACGAAGCGG from Flavobacterium sp. WV_118_3 harbors:
- the sufD gene encoding Fe-S cluster assembly protein SufD, which gives rise to MDLKEKLLASFMAFEERVDVQATLHDVRTEALKNFENKGFPTKKEEAWKYTSLNAILKKDFSVFPKEESAVDFKEVKKYFLNDVDTYKVVFVDGVFSSFLSSTTHDGLDVCLMSSALTKPKYKMIIDTYFNQVASKEESLTSLNTAFAYEGAYINIPKSKVADKPIEIIYFSTGNEAALMVQPRNLIIVGENAHVQITERHQSLNENPVLINSVTEIFAHKRAIVDFYKIQNDVQTTTLIDNTYISQKQESIVSVHTFTFGGNITRNNLNFYHEGERIDSTLKGITIIGDKQHVDHYTLVHHSQPNCESHQNYKGIFGDNSTGVFNGKIYVEKEAQKTDAFQQNNNILLSDKATINAKPQLEIFADDVKCSHGCTIGQLDENAMFYMQQRGIPRKEAKALLMYAFTSEVTASIKIPELKNKIARIIATKLGVNMGFDL
- a CDS encoding TolC family protein, whose protein sequence is MKLKLLLTFALVVMAKDVVVSQTVYDIKTALQTAKANNRELKSEQLTVQVAQADVVTAKLRPNLSLNNQTLQLAESAHYAPGTQWSNAQNRQVWWQLTKQFQLPSQRKNKIDVANKSVAVSEAAYQDFERNLLTDVAMKWLDVWLAQKKWQTALMAKNNWDTLVTINKNRLKNQVITTTDYNRTELVANQYNLLSQTSKQDYQNKLNTLKFALGVTNDIAIAADDAVELSALQNQDQMLQNAIENRSDINVLKNNVEMMKSNISLQKSMAYPQPELGAIYNPQNTVPYVGIYATIDLPFFDRNQGEIKKSQVTKDKAEQELATSKERIKTEIGNAYASYKQFEQNAGNLKKMKEQSYQILSNVKYAYMRGGTTLIDFLEAQRTWYDSQENYYEAVYQHKESYIQLLYTTGLINQIAQ